One Alphaproteobacteria bacterium genomic window carries:
- a CDS encoding amidohydrolase family protein codes for MAYDLLIRNGRIIDGSGMPGYRGDISIKDGKIAEIGKLGGAAERVIDAEGLVVAPGFIDNHTHFDAQVTWDPLCSNSCDHGATSVILGNCSLSLAPVRPGTREKLSGFLSYVEAIPMDVLNKVDISWESVSEYMDVLDNRLGVNVGNLMGHSAIRYYVMGDAAQERAATDDEIEQMRTIVRDGMLAGALGLSISRNAGHFDPQGVPVPALWAEEKEIFAICDVLRELGTGIIQSGGGNGSEVKTGLMSRLSEATGRPVVYNTLLHNLKYPGQWKEQMKKIDETVARGIRAYPMCTPNAITDFFNMHNCQSFRGLPTWHPILIASDAEKLRAYADPEIRKKLHEEAVEFKIDFTPTGISRKWWDHIAVANAVLPKNKGLEGKTIGEIAAAQGKGVIDALLDLAIEENLDTDFLQSEVNADEAAVAEILNYPNALIGLSDGGAHVQFQAGFGYSTRLLAEWVREKKAMSLETAIKRLTFESANIFGLHDRGLLQPGKVADIVIFDPDTVRPLPNEVVHDFPGGAMRMRQPAEGIRMTIVNGRVLMEDGKHVGALPGRLLRNTRYQANPRN; via the coding sequence ATGGCGTATGATCTCCTGATCCGCAATGGCCGTATCATCGATGGCTCCGGCATGCCCGGGTATCGCGGCGACATTTCCATCAAGGACGGCAAGATCGCCGAAATCGGCAAGCTGGGCGGCGCGGCTGAGCGGGTAATCGACGCCGAGGGGCTGGTGGTCGCGCCGGGCTTCATCGACAACCACACCCATTTCGACGCGCAGGTAACCTGGGATCCGCTATGCTCCAATTCCTGCGACCACGGCGCCACCTCGGTCATCCTGGGCAACTGCTCGCTATCGCTGGCGCCGGTGCGGCCCGGCACGCGGGAAAAACTGTCCGGCTTCCTGTCCTATGTCGAAGCGATCCCGATGGACGTGCTGAACAAGGTCGATATCTCCTGGGAAAGCGTATCGGAATACATGGACGTGCTGGACAACAGGCTCGGCGTCAATGTCGGCAACCTGATGGGGCACTCGGCCATCCGCTACTACGTCATGGGCGACGCGGCGCAGGAACGCGCGGCGACCGATGACGAGATCGAACAGATGCGCACCATCGTCCGCGACGGCATGCTGGCGGGCGCGCTGGGCCTGTCGATTTCACGCAATGCGGGGCATTTCGATCCGCAGGGCGTACCCGTGCCGGCGTTGTGGGCGGAAGAAAAGGAAATTTTCGCCATCTGCGACGTGCTGCGCGAACTGGGCACCGGCATCATCCAGAGCGGCGGCGGCAACGGGTCGGAGGTGAAGACGGGCCTGATGAGCCGCCTGTCGGAAGCCACCGGGCGCCCCGTCGTCTACAACACGCTGCTGCACAACCTGAAATATCCGGGGCAGTGGAAGGAGCAGATGAAGAAGATCGACGAGACCGTGGCCAGGGGCATCCGCGCCTATCCCATGTGCACGCCGAACGCCATCACCGATTTCTTCAACATGCACAACTGCCAGTCCTTCCGGGGGCTGCCGACCTGGCACCCGATCCTGATCGCGTCGGACGCGGAAAAGCTGCGCGCCTATGCGGACCCGGAAATCCGCAAGAAGCTTCATGAAGAGGCGGTCGAGTTCAAGATCGACTTCACCCCGACCGGCATATCCAGGAAATGGTGGGACCACATCGCCGTGGCGAACGCGGTGCTGCCGAAGAACAAGGGGCTGGAAGGCAAGACCATCGGCGAGATTGCGGCGGCGCAGGGCAAGGGCGTCATCGACGCGCTGCTCGACCTCGCCATCGAGGAAAACCTGGACACCGATTTCCTGCAGAGCGAGGTCAACGCGGACGAGGCGGCGGTCGCCGAAATCCTGAACTATCCGAATGCGCTGATCGGCCTGTCCGACGGCGGCGCGCATGTGCAGTTCCAGGCCGGCTTCGGCTACAGCACCAGGCTGCTGGCCGAGTGGGTGCGCGAGAAAAAGGCCATGTCGCTGGAAACCGCGATCAAGCGGCTGACCTTCGAATCGGCCAATATCTTCGGGCTGCACGACCGCGGGCTGCTGCAGCCGGGCAAGGTCGCGGATATCGTGATCTTCGACCCGGATACGGTGCGGCCGCTGCCGAACGAAGTGGTGCACGATTTCCCCGGCGGCGCCATGCGCATGCGCCAGCCGGCGGAAGGCATCCGCATGACCATCGTCAACGGCAGGGTCCTGATGGAGGACGGGAAGCATGTGGGCGCGCTGCCCGGCCGGCTGCTGCGCAACACCCGTTACCAGGCGAATCCGCGCAACTGA
- a CDS encoding tetratricopeptide repeat protein, protein MRIQEMLDSALQDARAARFADAEKKLRRLLAEPLKPQDLGTIQGLLGVVYASGGKLDAAIRELTAASEKKPDDATILSNLCNCLKEAGRTDEAIETGRKSVALNPRFAAARNNLGNALLAGGDLDGAIANLRDAVRIEPGNGEFHNNLGVAKKEKGDLDGAAASYRQALTLMPGLAAAYNNIGIIHHSQGDLDAAEAIFRLAVEHDPHFADAHNNLGLVLGARGDLEGAVSCARRALEINPDSLDANIALRNALYANGDLDDAGASYRELLKWHPDNADFNNALGEILAEGHKLDSAISSYRKALAINPGFAEAHRNLGDALRGKGEFEQAISSYRDALRLRPDDTNTHENLASVLVHLKRYEEARRSFDQADSRKARAEALTCLYAQQRYDEFDRRVRETLDRDKLNLSVAAACGHIYGQIGQEDPHPFCPDPLEFVSVGQLGDHVDDLESYLRALARELREVPALWTPDSRTTRYGFQTHGNLFSRGKESVAVLQRIIEREIALYRKRYDNRSCLFLDMWPEQPALTGWSVRLHRNGHQRAHIHPSGWLSGVIYVELVDAPDPDDGAIVFGQYRDHYPLINPDYPRLLHRPQRGEIVLFPSSLYHHTIPIRRDGERVTVSFDLVPDRSGESLR, encoded by the coding sequence ATGCGTATACAGGAAATGCTCGATTCCGCGCTGCAGGACGCGCGCGCCGCGCGGTTTGCGGACGCGGAAAAAAAGCTCCGGCGCCTTCTCGCGGAACCGCTGAAGCCGCAGGATCTCGGCACCATCCAGGGATTGCTCGGGGTTGTGTACGCATCCGGCGGAAAACTGGATGCTGCGATCCGTGAACTGACGGCGGCTTCCGAAAAAAAGCCCGATGACGCGACGATTCTCTCCAACCTGTGCAACTGCCTGAAAGAAGCCGGTAGAACGGATGAAGCCATCGAGACCGGCAGAAAATCCGTCGCGCTGAATCCCCGTTTTGCCGCCGCTCGCAACAATCTGGGCAATGCGCTTCTGGCCGGCGGTGATTTGGATGGCGCCATCGCCAATTTACGCGATGCTGTGCGCATTGAGCCCGGGAACGGCGAGTTCCACAACAATCTGGGTGTCGCTAAAAAAGAGAAGGGCGATTTGGACGGTGCCGCCGCCAGCTACAGGCAGGCTCTTACGCTAATGCCTGGCCTCGCCGCCGCATACAACAACATAGGCATCATCCACCACAGTCAGGGTGACCTCGATGCGGCTGAGGCAATTTTTCGCTTGGCCGTAGAACATGATCCTCATTTCGCCGACGCCCATAACAATCTGGGCCTGGTATTGGGCGCGCGTGGCGACCTTGAAGGAGCCGTCTCCTGTGCGCGCCGGGCGCTGGAGATCAATCCGGATTCCCTCGATGCAAACATTGCCCTGCGGAACGCTCTCTATGCCAACGGTGATCTCGACGACGCTGGAGCCAGCTATCGGGAACTGCTGAAATGGCATCCGGACAATGCGGACTTTAACAATGCATTGGGCGAAATTCTGGCGGAAGGGCATAAGTTGGATTCGGCGATCTCCAGTTACCGCAAGGCGCTGGCGATTAATCCGGGATTTGCCGAGGCTCATAGGAACCTGGGCGATGCGCTGCGTGGCAAGGGAGAATTCGAGCAAGCCATTTCGAGCTATCGTGACGCGCTCCGACTCCGCCCCGATGATACGAACACGCATGAAAACCTTGCATCGGTTTTGGTCCATCTGAAGCGATACGAAGAGGCGCGGCGCAGCTTCGATCAGGCGGATAGCCGGAAGGCGCGGGCGGAGGCGCTGACATGCCTCTACGCACAGCAGCGCTATGACGAGTTCGACAGGCGCGTCCGGGAAACCCTGGACAGAGACAAGCTGAACCTTAGCGTTGCAGCCGCGTGCGGGCATATATACGGCCAGATCGGCCAGGAGGATCCTCACCCTTTCTGTCCCGACCCCCTTGAATTCGTGAGTGTCGGGCAACTCGGCGATCACGTGGATGACCTGGAATCTTACCTGAGGGCGTTAGCCAGGGAATTGCGCGAGGTTCCGGCGTTATGGACGCCTGATTCCCGCACTACGCGTTATGGCTTCCAGACGCATGGCAATCTTTTTTCCAGAGGCAAGGAGTCTGTCGCAGTACTGCAGCGGATTATCGAGCGTGAAATCGCGCTCTATCGCAAACGGTACGATAATCGAAGCTGTCTGTTTCTTGACATGTGGCCGGAGCAACCTGCTCTGACGGGCTGGTCGGTCCGGCTGCATCGGAACGGTCACCAGCGGGCGCATATTCACCCGTCCGGCTGGCTGAGCGGCGTGATCTACGTCGAACTGGTGGATGCCCCGGATCCCGACGACGGCGCCATCGTCTTCGGGCAGTACAGGGATCATTATCCTCTGATCAACCCGGATTATCCGCGCCTGTTGCATCGCCCGCAGCGCGGGGAGATCGTGTTGTTCCCCTCGTCGCTCTATCACCACACCATTCCGATCCGCCGGGACGGCGAACGGGTGACAGTATCGTTCGACCTGGTGCCGGACCGAAGCGGCGAATCACTCCGATGA
- a CDS encoding DUF6641 family protein: MAHLDKLNITNRVIVAARPRHRRDTVEYRREKLIASIEEQIELASLALEGKPLQLKRKRGHNVVPVRPRLWWKQVPEGTFYTQIFYNKVPLKLARRGTAIEVKSLKNLPAAYRHVIRAVKAGELDQAIEAASRKSRP; the protein is encoded by the coding sequence ATGGCACATCTCGACAAACTCAATATCACAAACCGGGTTATCGTCGCGGCGCGGCCGCGACACCGGCGCGACACAGTCGAATACCGCCGCGAGAAACTGATCGCAAGCATCGAGGAACAGATCGAACTGGCGTCGCTGGCGCTGGAAGGGAAGCCGCTTCAGCTTAAACGCAAGCGCGGCCACAATGTTGTGCCGGTGCGGCCGCGGCTATGGTGGAAGCAGGTTCCCGAAGGAACATTCTATACCCAGATCTTCTACAACAAGGTTCCGCTGAAACTCGCACGGCGCGGTACGGCGATTGAGGTGAAGAGCCTGAAGAATCTCCCGGCCGCGTATCGTCACGTCATCCGGGCGGTAAAGGCGGGGGAACTGGACCAGGCCATCGAGGCGGCCTCCCGGAAGTCCCGGCCCTGA
- a CDS encoding amidohydrolase family protein, with protein MSYDLIVKNGMVIDGSGGQRYRADVGVKDGKIATIGRINAPADEVIDAEGHVVTPGFVDGHTHMDAQIFWDSLGSCSCYHGVTSVVMGNCGFTLAPCREEEVDYVFRNLERAEDISRDAMLAGIKWQWETYPEYLDVIDRLPKGMNYAGYVGHSALRTYVMGERAFDEQATEDDLKAMIANVQDSVRAGAIGFSTSRSPAHLRPDDRPVASRTADFSEVQAIVNGMGDAGGGIFQLAMERGTMDEQKAFYQSLMDLSRESGCPITFGSLTRRESPGLWRDLYEIIARGNRTGSRIWTQVQVREINTVLSFETQLPYDGWPVWRDIRKLPLAEQKKALQDPATRAKLVDAAKSAAPNKTVTGGEARPPEWDWFYYMDRAMYPHRTLADIARERGGAGGRPGRRLHRHLPGNRPEGVLPPAHRQRTGIRRAGDHEGPELGRDVLRFRRPCFADHGQFAADAPAQLLGPGEAGILIGAGGEDDHLRHRHRLGLPRSRAAAPGHGRRYRRLRPGKDRTADADHRIRPAVRRPATEADGRRHRRHGHQRPDRAAQQPAHGRPARPVAARAAGESLVTKEGGRRDSHGQRNRSGGARPRACRRYRRRGR; from the coding sequence ATGAGTTACGATCTGATTGTCAAAAACGGCATGGTAATCGACGGTTCCGGCGGCCAGCGCTATCGCGCGGATGTCGGCGTCAAGGATGGAAAGATCGCGACCATCGGCCGGATCAACGCCCCCGCGGACGAGGTGATCGACGCCGAAGGCCATGTCGTGACTCCCGGCTTCGTCGACGGCCATACCCATATGGACGCGCAGATTTTCTGGGATTCGCTGGGTTCGTGCTCCTGCTATCACGGCGTCACCAGCGTGGTGATGGGCAATTGCGGCTTCACCCTGGCGCCCTGCCGCGAGGAAGAGGTCGATTATGTCTTCCGCAACCTGGAACGCGCCGAGGATATCAGCCGCGACGCCATGCTGGCCGGCATCAAATGGCAGTGGGAGACCTATCCGGAATACCTGGATGTGATCGACAGGCTGCCCAAGGGCATGAACTACGCCGGCTATGTCGGCCATTCGGCGCTGCGCACCTATGTGATGGGCGAGCGCGCCTTCGACGAGCAGGCCACCGAGGACGACCTGAAGGCGATGATCGCCAATGTGCAGGATTCGGTGCGCGCCGGCGCGATCGGATTTTCCACCTCGCGCAGCCCGGCGCATCTGCGCCCCGATGACCGCCCGGTCGCCAGCCGGACGGCCGACTTCTCCGAGGTCCAGGCCATCGTCAACGGCATGGGCGATGCCGGGGGCGGCATTTTCCAGCTTGCCATGGAGCGCGGCACCATGGACGAACAGAAGGCGTTCTATCAGTCGCTCATGGACCTCTCGCGGGAAAGCGGCTGTCCGATCACCTTCGGCTCGCTGACCCGCCGCGAAAGCCCCGGCCTGTGGCGCGACCTGTACGAGATCATCGCCAGGGGCAACCGGACCGGCTCGCGCATCTGGACCCAGGTGCAGGTGCGCGAGATCAACACCGTGCTGTCCTTTGAAACCCAGCTTCCCTATGACGGCTGGCCGGTCTGGCGCGACATCCGCAAGCTGCCGCTGGCCGAACAGAAGAAGGCGCTGCAGGATCCGGCGACGCGGGCGAAGCTGGTGGACGCCGCCAAAAGCGCCGCGCCGAACAAGACGGTCACCGGCGGCGAGGCCCGGCCGCCCGAATGGGACTGGTTCTATTACATGGACAGGGCGATGTACCCGCACCGCACGCTGGCGGATATCGCGCGCGAGCGGGGGGGGGCGGGGGGTCGACCCGGTCGACGCCTTCATCGACATCTGCCTGGAAACCGACCTGAAGGCGTTCTTCCGCCAGCCCATCGCCAACGAACTGGAATCCGACGCGCTGGAGATCATGAAGGACCCGAACTCGGTCGTGACGTTCTCCGATTCCGGCGCCCATGTTTCGCAGATCATGGACAGTTCGCTGCAGACGCACCTGCTCAGCTACTGGGTCCGGGAGAAGCAGGAATTCTCATTGGAGCAGGCGGTGAAGATGATCACCTACGACACCGCCACCGCCTGGGGCTTCCACGATCGCGGGCTGCTGCGCCAGGGCATGGCCGCCGATATCGTCGTCTTCGACCCGGAAAAGATCGAACCGCAGATGCCGACCATCGAATACGACCTGCCGTCCGGCGCCCAGCGACTGAAGCAGATGGCCGACGGCATCGCCGCCACGGTCATCAACGGCCAGACCGTGCTGCGCAACAACCAGCACACGGGCGCCCTGCCCGGCCAGTTGCTGCGCGGGCCGCTGGCGAAAGCCTCGTAACGAAAGAGGGCGGCCGGAGGGATTCCCATGGCCAACGGAACCGATCCGGTGGCGCGCGCCCGCGCGCTTGCCGGCGATATCGCCGCCGCGGCCGATGA
- a CDS encoding carbohydrate ABC transporter permease, whose translation MTVTTAAVADAEITRNMGGKSLKNERRWALWGSYAALTLFTFMFLIPPIYTVTTSLKTSEEVSSRDGNPWLIKNPTLQNFVELLTDDHFQVFIWNSVKITAVVVVVSMVISIMAAFALARMRFWGSAALATGVFLTYLVPESLLFIPMFKIIGAIGMMNNTWSLMLLYPTLTVPFCTWIMIGYFSSIPKELDEAALIDGASYPQMLIKIFIPVALPGIIAATIFAFTVSWGQFLYPLAFLFSSDQMVLTVGIVTELIRGDVFAWGKLMAGSLIASLPPVIIYAFLMDYYISGLTSGATKG comes from the coding sequence ATGACGGTCACAACAGCAGCAGTCGCGGACGCCGAAATCACCCGTAACATGGGCGGGAAGAGTCTGAAGAACGAACGGCGCTGGGCGCTTTGGGGCAGCTACGCCGCGCTGACCCTCTTTACCTTCATGTTCCTGATCCCGCCGATCTACACGGTCACCACCAGCCTCAAGACCTCGGAGGAAGTGTCCTCGCGCGATGGCAATCCGTGGCTGATCAAGAATCCGACCCTGCAGAATTTTGTGGAACTGCTTACGGATGACCATTTCCAGGTTTTCATCTGGAATTCCGTCAAGATCACCGCGGTTGTGGTGGTGGTGAGCATGGTCATTTCGATCATGGCGGCCTTTGCGCTGGCCCGAATGCGGTTCTGGGGTAGCGCGGCGCTGGCGACGGGCGTCTTTCTGACCTATCTGGTGCCCGAGAGCCTGCTGTTCATTCCCATGTTCAAGATCATCGGCGCGATCGGCATGATGAACAACACCTGGTCGCTGATGCTGCTGTATCCGACGCTGACGGTACCGTTCTGCACCTGGATCATGATCGGGTATTTCAGTTCGATCCCGAAGGAACTCGACGAGGCCGCGCTGATCGACGGCGCCAGTTACCCGCAGATGCTGATCAAGATATTCATTCCGGTCGCCCTGCCGGGCATTATCGCGGCGACGATCTTCGCGTTCACGGTCAGCTGGGGGCAGTTCCTCTACCCGCTGGCCTTCCTGTTCAGTTCGGACCAGATGGTGCTGACGGTCGGCATCGTCACCGAACTGATCCGCGGCGACGTTTTTGCCTGGGGCAAGCTGATGGCGGGTTCGTTGATCGCATCG
- a CDS encoding sugar ABC transporter permease — protein MAQATEAQAGYDPAKYSDEGSIGGLRKILRRKSTIAFLMTLPLILVIVGLVAYPSVYSVFLSMLNKKMTAFVGIDNFTFLLKRSTFQMIIFQTCFFAVVAVIFKAFFGFILAHLMHNVPGKKQRVYRGLLLLPWVIPPAMSTLTWWWLFDPSYSAFNWALNVFGGPTIPWLGETWWARIAVITVNVWVGTPFFMIMYLAALKSVPEQLYEAASIDGASAWQKLIHVTLPMMRNIISITVLFSLILTFANFDIVRILTNGGPQDTTHLFSTYAFQVGIQSGDIPLGAAVSLFMLPILALFAYFILNDVTKRTKEEL, from the coding sequence ATGGCGCAGGCCACCGAAGCACAGGCCGGGTATGATCCGGCCAAGTATTCCGATGAGGGCAGCATCGGCGGATTACGGAAAATTCTGCGCCGAAAGTCGACAATCGCATTTTTGATGACCTTGCCGCTGATCCTGGTGATCGTCGGGCTTGTCGCGTATCCGTCCGTATATTCGGTCTTCCTGTCGATGTTGAACAAGAAGATGACGGCCTTTGTCGGGATCGACAATTTCACGTTCCTTCTGAAACGTTCGACGTTCCAGATGATCATCTTCCAGACCTGCTTCTTTGCCGTCGTCGCGGTCATCTTCAAGGCCTTTTTCGGTTTCATCCTGGCCCATCTGATGCACAACGTGCCCGGCAAGAAACAGCGCGTCTATCGCGGCTTGCTGCTGCTGCCCTGGGTCATCCCGCCGGCCATGTCGACCCTGACCTGGTGGTGGCTGTTCGATCCGTCCTATTCGGCGTTCAACTGGGCGCTGAACGTGTTCGGCGGGCCGACCATTCCGTGGCTGGGCGAAACCTGGTGGGCGCGTATCGCGGTCATCACGGTCAATGTCTGGGTCGGCACGCCGTTCTTCATGATCATGTACCTGGCGGCGCTGAAATCCGTGCCGGAGCAGCTTTATGAAGCCGCGTCCATCGACGGCGCCTCTGCCTGGCAGAAGCTGATCCATGTCACGCTGCCGATGATGCGGAATATCATTTCCATCACGGTGCTGTTCAGCCTGATCCTGACATTCGCCAATTTCGACATCGTCCGAATCCTGACTAATGGCGGTCCACAGGATACGACGCACCTGTTTTCGACCTATGCCTTCCAGGTCGGCATCCAGTCGGGTGACATACCGCTTGGCGCCGCGGTGAGCCTGTTCATGCTGCCGATCCTCGCACTCTTCGCATACTTCATACTGAACGACGTCACCAAGCGGACCAAGGAAGAGTTGTAG
- a CDS encoding acyl-CoA dehydrogenase family protein, protein MANGTDPVARARALAGDIAAAADEIEQTRRLPAALLARLHGARMARMLLPRAFGGDEVEPGVYLRAIEEVARADASVAWNLFVANSAALLAPHLEPDTARTVFGPEDALVAWGPPNATVAAIEPGGYRVSGRWDFASGCRSATWMGVHCMVAEPGGAPRLNRFGRPAIHTLLFPAEQSTLIDTWDTIGLRGTASDSYSVEDLFVADAFTGTREEPEARRDPGRLYAFPMQALYAVGVAGVALGAADAMLEAFKQLAADKTPRGLSRLADSAAIQSGVALAEVRLGAARAYALEVLADVYARAPSQGAIGVEDRARVRLAASNAIHGAIEVADWVYKRAGVSAIFRGGPFQRQFRDIHTLSQQIQSRDAHFETIGQVLLGNPPEVFF, encoded by the coding sequence ATGGCCAACGGAACCGATCCGGTGGCGCGCGCCCGCGCGCTTGCCGGCGATATCGCCGCCGCGGCCGATGAAATCGAGCAGACGCGCCGCCTGCCCGCCGCCCTGCTGGCCCGGCTGCATGGGGCGCGCATGGCCCGCATGCTGCTGCCGCGCGCCTTCGGCGGCGACGAGGTCGAACCGGGCGTCTATCTGCGGGCGATCGAGGAAGTGGCGCGCGCCGACGCCTCGGTCGCCTGGAACCTGTTCGTCGCCAACAGCGCGGCCCTCCTGGCGCCGCATCTGGAGCCGGATACCGCGCGCACCGTCTTCGGCCCCGAAGATGCCCTTGTCGCCTGGGGGCCGCCGAACGCAACCGTCGCCGCGATCGAACCCGGCGGCTACCGGGTCAGCGGGCGCTGGGACTTCGCCAGCGGCTGCCGCAGCGCGACCTGGATGGGCGTGCACTGCATGGTGGCCGAACCCGGCGGCGCGCCCCGGCTGAACCGGTTCGGCAGGCCCGCGATCCATACCCTGCTGTTTCCCGCCGAACAGTCGACCCTGATCGACACCTGGGACACGATAGGGCTGCGCGGCACGGCTTCCGATTCCTATTCGGTCGAGGACCTGTTCGTCGCCGACGCCTTCACCGGCACGCGCGAGGAACCCGAAGCGCGGCGCGATCCGGGGCGGCTCTATGCCTTCCCGATGCAGGCCCTTTACGCCGTCGGCGTGGCCGGGGTCGCGCTGGGCGCGGCGGATGCGATGCTGGAGGCCTTCAAACAGCTTGCCGCCGACAAGACCCCGCGCGGGTTGAGCCGCCTGGCCGACAGCGCCGCCATCCAGAGCGGCGTCGCACTGGCCGAGGTCCGGCTTGGCGCGGCGCGCGCCTATGCGCTGGAAGTGCTGGCGGATGTATACGCCCGCGCGCCGTCGCAGGGCGCCATCGGGGTCGAGGACCGGGCCCGGGTGCGGCTGGCCGCCAGCAACGCCATACACGGCGCCATCGAGGTGGCCGACTGGGTCTATAAACGCGCCGGGGTCAGCGCGATCTTCCGGGGCGGGCCGTTCCAGCGCCAGTTCCGCGACATCCACACCCTGTCGCAGCAGATCCAGTCCCGCGACGCGCATTTCGAAACCATCGGCCAGGTGCTGCTCGGCAACCCGCCCGAGGTGTTCTTCTGA
- a CDS encoding TauD/TfdA family dioxygenase has translation MPFEVVRTSAPVGAEIRGVDLAAPLGPAAFAEIERLFNEHGVVFFRRQFLSPEQLLDFTGHFGEQALNTFSETHGVPGHPGVVVVSNIEQGGRDIGVKRAGERWHSDMCYTANPPRGTILCAHEVPVQDGLTLGDTCFAATHAAFDDLPDAMKQRIDGLRAVFDFAGRVRAVPVTPAQRAAFPPVIHPLARTHPFTGRKCLYVMRDDCTGIEGMDDGEAQQLIAALADHITRPEYIYRHRWEPGDVLLWDNCTVQHMAIQDYDLPLRRLMYRTTFAATQPPV, from the coding sequence ATGCCGTTCGAAGTTGTCCGTACATCCGCCCCTGTCGGCGCTGAAATTCGCGGCGTCGACCTTGCCGCGCCGCTGGGTCCGGCGGCTTTTGCCGAAATAGAGCGGCTGTTCAACGAGCACGGCGTCGTCTTCTTCCGCCGCCAGTTCCTGTCGCCGGAACAACTGCTCGATTTCACCGGCCATTTCGGCGAACAGGCGCTCAACACCTTTTCCGAAACGCATGGCGTGCCGGGGCATCCCGGCGTGGTGGTCGTCTCCAATATCGAACAGGGCGGCCGCGATATCGGGGTGAAGCGGGCGGGCGAGCGCTGGCACAGCGACATGTGCTACACGGCGAACCCGCCGCGCGGGACAATCCTGTGCGCCCATGAAGTGCCGGTGCAGGACGGGCTGACCCTCGGCGACACCTGCTTTGCGGCCACCCATGCCGCGTTTGACGACCTGCCGGACGCCATGAAGCAGCGGATCGACGGGTTGCGCGCCGTGTTCGATTTCGCCGGCAGGGTCCGCGCGGTGCCGGTGACCCCGGCGCAGCGCGCCGCATTCCCGCCGGTCATCCATCCGCTGGCCCGGACCCACCCGTTTACCGGACGGAAGTGCCTCTATGTCATGCGCGACGACTGCACCGGAATCGAGGGCATGGACGACGGCGAGGCGCAGCAACTGATCGCGGCGCTGGCCGACCACATCACCCGGCCGGAATACATCTACCGTCACCGCTGGGAGCCCGGCGATGTGCTGCTGTGGGACAATTGCACCGTGCAGCATATGGCGATCCAGGATTACGACCTGCCCCTGCGACGCCTGATGTACCGCACGACCTTCGCGGCGACGCAACCGCCAGTGTAA
- a CDS encoding asparaginase — MSNGKPRVAVIGTGGTISSVGRNALDIVRYGENRKIYEVDELLNAFPETLEQADVVPVRLRAIPSTAVGPSDWLAINAKIHELAADDPTLAGIVVTHGTATLEETAYFLNLTVKADLPVVLVGAQRPASGLSTDAGMNLVNAIRTAADPAARGRGVLALLNDEIHCAREVTKTSTLRLQTFRSPDFGLLGHADFDRIAWYRMPERRRMPDTEFDARGLTVLPRVDIALSYAGADGTVIDALVAAGARGIVAATMAPGSSTPAEFESLCAAAGKGVVIAQSTRAGSGRVADIPSRRAPGAVLADNLSPQKARVLLMLALTATADPAEIQRMFDEY; from the coding sequence ATGAGCAACGGCAAACCACGGGTGGCGGTGATCGGGACGGGCGGGACGATTTCGTCCGTCGGGCGAAATGCTCTGGACATCGTTCGCTACGGCGAAAACAGGAAGATCTACGAGGTCGACGAACTGCTGAACGCCTTCCCCGAAACGCTGGAACAGGCGGATGTCGTGCCGGTGCGTCTGCGCGCGATTCCCAGCACGGCAGTCGGCCCGTCGGACTGGCTGGCCATCAATGCGAAGATTCATGAACTGGCGGCGGACGATCCCACGCTGGCCGGGATCGTCGTCACCCACGGCACGGCGACGCTGGAGGAAACCGCCTATTTCCTGAACCTCACGGTCAAGGCCGACCTGCCGGTCGTGCTGGTCGGGGCGCAGCGGCCGGCCTCAGGCCTGAGCACCGATGCGGGAATGAATCTGGTCAACGCGATCCGCACGGCCGCCGATCCCGCCGCGCGGGGCCGGGGCGTACTGGCGCTGCTCAACGATGAAATCCACTGCGCCCGCGAGGTCACCAAGACTTCGACCCTGCGCCTGCAGACATTCCGGAGCCCGGATTTCGGCCTGCTGGGACACGCGGATTTCGACCGGATCGCATGGTACCGGATGCCTGAACGGCGGCGCATGCCGGACACCGAATTCGATGCGCGCGGCCTGACAGTGCTGCCCCGGGTCGATATCGCGCTGTCCTATGCGGGGGCCGACGGGACCGTGATCGACGCGTTGGTCGCCGCGGGGGCGAGGGGCATTGTCGCCGCGACGATGGCGCCCGGATCCAGCACGCCGGCGGAATTCGAATCGCTCTGCGCCGCCGCCGGAAAAGGCGTCGTTATCGCCCAGAGTACCCGTGCGGGTAGCGGCAGGGTCGCCGACATTCCCTCCAGGCGCGCGCCGGGCGCGGTGCTGGCGGATAACCTCTCGCCGCAGAAAGCGCGAGTCCTGCTGATGCTGGCGCTGACGGCGACAGCCGACCCGGCCGAGATCCAGCGGATGTTCGACGAATATTGA